Genomic DNA from Danaus plexippus chromosome 16 unlocalized genomic scaffold, MEX_DaPlex mxdp_23, whole genome shotgun sequence:
tagattttttcatCGGCGATGAAGCTTTCGAAGCGACGGGATATTCAGTGAAATATCCCGTTCGTCACGGTCTAGTGGAGGACTGGGATCTTATGGAAAGGTACATTGAACAatgtatctttaaatatttgcgTGCCGAACCCGAAGATCATCATTTTTTGATTACCGAACCTCCATTAAACACACCGGAAAACCGAGAATATTTGGCTGAGATAATGTTTGAGTCATTCAATGTTCCGGGATTGTATATCGCTGTCCAAGCCGTTCTCGCTCTTGCTGCTTCATGGAAGTCGCGTACATCCGCGGGACGTACGTTTACCGGAATTGTCGTGGACAGTGGTGATGGTGTAACACACATTGTGCCTGTAGCTGAAGGTTATGTTATTGGATCCTGTATCAAGCATATCCCCATAGCTGGGAGGAATATCACTTCATTTATCCAATCACTCCTACGAGAACGTGAAGTAGGAATTCCTCCTGAGCAAAGTTTAGAGACTGCAAAGGCAATTAAGGAGAGATACAGTTATATTTGCCCAGATATTGCTAAGGAATTTGCTAAATATGATTCAGATCCCGGAAAATGGATGAAAAAGTATACTGGTATAAATGCAATCACTAAAAACCCATTTTCAGTTGATGTTGGTTATGAAAGATTTCTAGGTCCTGAAATTTTCTTCCATCCCGAGTTTTCTAATGCTGATTTTACTGTACCTTTAAATGAAATGGTCGATGAAGTAATACAAAGTTGTCCAATTGATGTCCGTAGAGGATTATATGGTAATATTGTTCTGTCCGGTGGTTCAACTATGTTTAGAGACTTTGGCAGGAGACTTCAGCGAGACATCAAGCGTACAGTGGATGCTAGGTTAAAACTATCAACTATGTTGTCCGAGGGGCGTATAACGCCAAAGCCGATTGATGTCCAAGTCATTTCTCACAACATGCAAAGATATGCAGTGTGGTTTGGTGGAAGTATGTTGGGTTCAACACCAGAATTCTATCAAGTATGCCACACAAAGCAGGCATACATGGAGTATGGTCCTAGTATTTGCCGGCACAATCCAGTTTTTGGAACcatgacataatttttttccatattatCATCAGTATTGGAAATATACAGTTATTTTGAATTgacttattcaaataatacataagtCTATAACTTTGTAATGAGTAGGCAATTATATAGcacttaataattatgattctgtgcatcaataattttttttttctttaattttgtatactaTTACTAAATAGGctgaacatttattatttgtggctggacattgtatattaataagcatttaaataaattgcattCCAGCattataccaaataaaaactttttaaattacacatgattttatttttagaacatTGCACATATTTAGCATTTGTCGGGGAAATGAAAATCTTAAGAAGCGAGTGGGGTTTTTGTATAGCTTTTTCGCTAAACccattataactataatgctTTCTTATAAGAAATCATAATGTTATACGtacataatgtataaaattgataattaatattggtCTATCaaatttcagttaaaatattcaattctatttcacagattatgataatttataaaaaataaataaagatatcttACAATCAGTGTCTTAAAACATCTAGccatattaatgttttacaaattGGTCATACTAATAATCAAGTATTCAGAACATTTctgaattcttttattttaatttttctccaTTTTAGTCACgtaataatgtatttcattaGGTGTTAGATTTAGAGCTGagtttattagtttaataaagtTGAATGATTTAGTTAATGTATAGAGTACattgttactattttaatataaatgattagaaaacttacaaaaatattcacttttaaagaaaaattacgtGATCCAACTGAACAACTGTGTCTCAACCAGGTATTTTAATAGgcttattacattaattttaacaaaaaaattggtCACTATTATGGGTTTACTGGTAGTTGGGTgggacaatttaattttaccgtTCAGTATTACAAacacataattaatatgagaataaatactttctgttttatttttatctggagcacaaaacatttttcaatgtGTGGTGGTAAtggaatgtttataaataaaataccaacatgtgtttatattatagcCCTAAACTTGTGTTTctactttgtaatttttaagtgaatttttttttgtattgcttAATTCTTAACTGTTCGTGTAAACTATCCTATGTCGCATTAGATTTCGTCACGGAGTAAAGGCTAAGTGTGAAAAGCGTGTTCCAATGTAGGTATCCAAAGCCACTATGGAAGCACCAGAAATAACATTGGATCACATCAACTGTCCGTGAAGCATTTATACTCTCACTCATTAACAGTAAAAacttgacaaaatatatatccacTTCCTTTCTTGTGTCTGAAAACTGAAAACATCGCATTAATATTGCTCAGAAGTGAACATTACATTTTGTGCCAATAGATGGCGTTACTTGTGATGTTTAGAGTTTGAAATGTTGCAGTTGATATTTATAAGGATATAGGGTGCTTATACTAAACAGGAAAAGTTGAATAAACAGCACAGTCATACGTTTTTACTATCTAAACAACAACTTCTGATAATGAAGCCATTATactgtatttttaatcttatatagGGCATTGTCCTCTCATTTCTGTTGCAAATTCCTTGTAAACACAACGTATCAACGTAGGATTAAGTAAGACCGtcctaataatttaaaaaacggaATTAACCTGCGGATTTCGCTACATTCAAAAGGCATCCAATTTACCCCAACACCGCAGGCAGTGAGCTGGGTGCTAATGCTCTTTTAGTCCTCTCTAATTAATGTCTGCGATGTGCTATGTAAAATTATGAAGGAGTTGTGCTTAGCCGTCAATGTCTCATTCCGTGATTCGAGTTCGCTGAGCtgagaaatattaaacataccAACACCTTGCTAAGTATACGGCTTATATTGTCAGTGTCGCCCGCTGAATCAGTGACCTTCTTTTAGGATTAATATTGTGAGAACAAATTATTTTCGTGTTCGTactgatgaaaatatttttctacttttaaATAGGGTACCTTAGCttgttaattgaaaataggtagaggtattttttaaatatagttagaACTTATACCTAAGAAGTAAAATAGGGTGTATAGCATTTTAAGTATAACAAAGAGCTTCTAATTAGTCTGCACTCACTCAGCTTACCGCAGGCTTTAAAAGACTCGATTTCTTAAGGATCCGGTTATATTCAATAGCGTGTTGACGATCCGagggaaaaaatatatctcagcatgtacacatatgtatgtcagtatatttatagtgaagttttaaattgtttaaagctatttttattaataatattttattattattttattaataataatatctaacaAACATTCCTAACACCGATTCCTAAGAAAATATACCTACTTTCaactttcaaaaaataataaattctaaaataggTTTAAACTCTTTGAAGAACtttctttacaaaatgtttCGAACATAAAGCAAATAGTCGTGTTCGGAAAATAGTAAAGTTGTTACTGAAAGAATGCGGTAATAGGAAATCTTGCCAACATTGGGAAGGTTAACAACGAATGTAGTTTCCGCTTGAAGCTACTTTATTAACTTCAATAAACAAGCCATCTTTCATTTTTTCTGGCAGTGTCCCAGactggaaaataaattaagtaaatttg
This window encodes:
- the LOC116771914 gene encoding actin-related protein 3 codes for the protein MDNNLPACVIDVGTGYTKLGFAGNKEPQFIIPSAIAIKETAKVGDQSTRRMTKAVEDLDFFIGDEAFEATGYSVKYPVRHGLVEDWDLMERYIEQCIFKYLRAEPEDHHFLITEPPLNTPENREYLAEIMFESFNVPGLYIAVQAVLALAASWKSRTSAGRTFTGIVVDSGDGVTHIVPVAEGYVIGSCIKHIPIAGRNITSFIQSLLREREVGIPPEQSLETAKAIKERYSYICPDIAKEFAKYDSDPGKWMKKYTGINAITKNPFSVDVGYERFLGPEIFFHPEFSNADFTVPLNEMVDEVIQSCPIDVRRGLYGNIVLSGGSTMFRDFGRRLQRDIKRTVDARLKLSTMLSEGRITPKPIDVQVISHNMQRYAVWFGGSMLGSTPEFYQVCHTKQAYMEYGPSICRHNPVFGTMT